The following coding sequences are from one Lysinibacillus sp. FSL W8-0992 window:
- the ppaX gene encoding pyrophosphatase PpaX produces MAVKALLFDFDGTLLNTNDLIIQSFMHVLEERFPGQYSPKDCLKFMGPSLKQTFSDLTPGEEDEMMAKYRAWNEPHHDELVTEFPDVVSTLEQLKSMGIKLAIVSTKRNAMIDRGLNILGASHLFDVIVGTDDVQNVKPDPEPVLLALSRLGAAKEDAIMIGDNSHDIEAGHNAGVRAAGVAWSIKGEQYLQQFNPEYILQHMKDLLDIVKEG; encoded by the coding sequence ATGGCTGTAAAAGCATTGCTTTTTGATTTTGATGGTACATTATTAAATACAAATGACTTAATCATTCAATCATTTATGCACGTTTTAGAAGAGAGATTTCCCGGGCAATATTCGCCAAAAGATTGCCTAAAATTCATGGGTCCGTCATTAAAACAGACATTTAGTGATTTAACGCCAGGTGAAGAAGACGAAATGATGGCAAAATATCGCGCTTGGAATGAACCGCATCATGATGAGCTTGTGACCGAGTTCCCTGATGTTGTGTCAACTTTAGAGCAATTAAAGTCGATGGGTATTAAATTAGCCATTGTCTCAACAAAGCGCAATGCTATGATTGATCGCGGCTTGAACATTCTAGGTGCTAGTCATCTATTCGATGTGATAGTAGGGACAGATGATGTGCAAAATGTGAAGCCAGATCCAGAGCCAGTTTTACTTGCTTTATCACGTCTAGGTGCAGCAAAAGAAGACGCCATTATGATTGGTGATAATTCTCATGATATTGAAGCTGGGCATAATGCGGGTGTAAGAGCTGCAGGTGTCGCATGGTCAATTAAAGGGGAACAATATTTACAGCAGTTTAACCCAGAATATATATTGCAACATATGAAGGATTTACTTGATATTGTGAAAGAGGGGTAA
- the hisG gene encoding ATP phosphoribosyltransferase — protein sequence MNELTIAMPKGRIFEEAYQMLIEAGFNLPEEVEMTRKLMIEIPEEKIRFILAKPMDVPVYVEHGVADIGIAGKDVLLEQQRVVHELLDLRISTCYIASAGLPNTTMNEIAPRIATKYPNIAMKYYKGIGEQVEIIELNGSIELAPMIGLADRIVDIVSTGRTLKENGLVEYEFITDVSSRLIANPVSYRMKGDRIIDLVKRLKNCVD from the coding sequence GTGAATGAATTAACGATTGCTATGCCGAAAGGGCGCATTTTTGAAGAGGCATACCAAATGCTTATCGAAGCAGGCTTTAATTTACCAGAAGAGGTTGAGATGACGCGTAAATTAATGATAGAAATTCCTGAAGAAAAAATTCGTTTTATACTAGCAAAACCTATGGATGTTCCTGTGTATGTCGAGCACGGTGTTGCAGATATAGGCATTGCCGGAAAAGATGTCTTATTGGAACAACAGCGAGTCGTCCATGAGCTTCTTGATTTAAGAATAAGTACATGCTATATCGCATCAGCAGGCTTACCTAATACGACGATGAACGAAATTGCGCCACGCATTGCGACAAAATATCCAAACATTGCGATGAAGTACTATAAAGGTATTGGCGAGCAAGTAGAAATTATTGAATTAAATGGGTCGATCGAGCTTGCACCGATGATAGGCTTAGCGGACCGTATAGTAGATATTGTATCGACAGGACGTACCCTTAAAGAAAATGGCTTAGTCGAGTATGAGTTTATTACGGATGTATCCTCGCGCTTAATTGCCAATCCAGTGAGCTATCGAATGAAAGGCGATCGCATCATTGACCTGGTAAAACGCTTAAAGAATTGCGTCGACTAA
- a CDS encoding ATP phosphoribosyltransferase regulatory subunit has translation MSAIKMFEKPLGMRDKFPQIYEKVEAVRHTGRSFLRSRGYEFIKTPTVEYFDTVGKASAISDAHLFKLVDSQGNTLVLRPDMTTPIARVATSKLLKEMIPLRLAYFASVFRAQETEGGRPAEFEQMGVELIGDHSVFADAEVIATAMELLKQFGIENFKVTIGHAGVLNCILQDYTESIEQEDALRTLLVQRNYVGFEEAVASFDLPKTKSDALLQFIEEAMTLKEIRDIEKYVRKNDALEYMQQLAKLLEVADLAQYVAFDFTLSSHMSYYTGMLFEVFASGSGFPLGNGGRYDGLLEVFGSKVGATGFSIRVDRLLETITAQALQKEEAVVVLFEEADFEVALDKIQALRAAGKQATLQLRSSLVDEAAFLTHFTEVVVVGQEEVRGE, from the coding sequence ATGTCAGCGATTAAAATGTTTGAAAAGCCACTTGGTATGCGCGATAAATTTCCGCAAATTTATGAAAAAGTAGAAGCTGTAAGACATACAGGTCGAAGCTTTTTACGCTCAAGAGGCTATGAATTTATAAAAACGCCTACAGTAGAGTATTTCGATACAGTAGGTAAAGCATCTGCAATTTCCGATGCGCATTTATTCAAGCTTGTAGATAGTCAGGGTAATACGCTCGTCCTACGTCCTGATATGACAACACCGATTGCTCGAGTAGCCACTTCGAAATTATTAAAAGAAATGATACCGCTCCGCTTAGCTTACTTTGCTAGTGTATTCCGTGCACAGGAAACAGAAGGTGGACGGCCAGCAGAATTTGAGCAAATGGGTGTTGAGCTAATCGGTGATCATTCGGTATTTGCGGATGCTGAGGTAATCGCTACAGCAATGGAACTGTTAAAGCAGTTTGGTATAGAAAATTTCAAAGTAACGATTGGACATGCAGGTGTTTTAAATTGTATTTTACAGGACTATACAGAAAGTATCGAACAAGAAGACGCACTACGCACTTTGCTTGTGCAGCGTAACTATGTAGGCTTTGAAGAGGCAGTGGCATCATTTGATTTACCAAAGACAAAATCAGATGCATTGTTACAATTTATCGAAGAGGCAATGACTTTAAAGGAAATTCGAGATATTGAAAAATATGTGCGGAAAAATGACGCATTAGAATATATGCAACAGCTTGCAAAATTGTTAGAAGTTGCTGACTTAGCTCAGTATGTTGCGTTTGATTTTACACTATCAAGCCATATGAGCTATTACACAGGCATGTTATTTGAAGTGTTTGCATCAGGCAGTGGTTTCCCATTAGGAAATGGTGGACGTTATGATGGATTACTTGAAGTATTTGGCTCAAAAGTTGGGGCTACAGGCTTTAGTATTCGTGTAGACAGACTATTAGAAACGATAACAGCGCAAGCTTTGCAAAAGGAAGAAGCTGTCGTTGTGCTATTTGAGGAAGCAGACTTTGAGGTAGCTCTTGATAAGATACAAGCTTTAAGAGCAGCGGGAAAACAAGCGACCTTACAGTTAAGAAGTAGTTTAGTCGATGAAGCAGCCTTTTTAACGCATTTTACTGAGGTAGTTGTTGTTGGACAGGAGGAAGTTCGCGGTGAATGA
- a CDS encoding acyltransferase, which yields MARKTERYRVEGANSLWNVYDTVSFWKVMKCFIVIQIGRFTPFLRVKNWLYRTFLKMKIGDQTSIALMVMPDTMFPERIHVGNNTVIGFNTTILAHEYLIEEYRLGDVHIGNEVMVGANSTILPGVTIGDGAIVSAATLVHKDVPAGCLAGGNPMQIIYTAEQMAERKQKEVVQWCTPKK from the coding sequence ATGGCGCGTAAAACAGAAAGATATCGTGTCGAGGGAGCAAACTCGCTATGGAATGTATATGATACGGTGTCCTTTTGGAAGGTGATGAAGTGCTTCATTGTCATTCAAATTGGACGCTTCACACCTTTTTTACGCGTGAAGAACTGGCTGTATCGCACTTTTTTAAAAATGAAAATTGGTGACCAAACATCTATAGCTTTAATGGTCATGCCAGATACGATGTTTCCCGAGCGTATTCATGTCGGAAATAATACAGTCATTGGCTTTAATACGACAATTTTAGCGCATGAATACTTAATTGAAGAATATCGTCTAGGGGATGTCCATATTGGCAATGAAGTGATGGTAGGGGCTAATTCAACTATTTTACCTGGAGTGACGATAGGTGACGGAGCCATCGTGTCAGCCGCAACACTAGTACATAAGGATGTACCAGCAGGCTGTCTAGCAGGCGGTAACCCGATGCAAATTATTTATACAGCAGAACAGATGGCCGAGCGCAAACAGAAGGAAGTTGTGCAATGGTGTACGCCGAAAAAGTAA
- the lgt gene encoding prolipoprotein diacylglyceryl transferase encodes MDLLLLDINPIAFHLGPIPVRWYGLLIVSGIILAYFVGQREAVKRGLPEDFLADLLLWAVPISIICARIYYVSMRWDYYSENPGSIIQIWNGGIAIHGALIGAFVTAYIFTRKKGVSFLRVADILAPSLLIGQIIGRWGNFMNQEAFGGPVSRSFLENLMLPDWIINQMYIEELGTYVHPTFLYESVWNFVGLLILLALRKVNLNRGEIFFSYLIWYSIGRFYIEGLRTDSLYLIGDIRSAQVVSIIGIVIGLGAIIYRRLKVKPAVKYLDNK; translated from the coding sequence ATGGATTTATTACTTTTAGACATTAACCCGATAGCCTTCCATTTAGGGCCGATTCCTGTACGTTGGTACGGATTGTTAATTGTATCGGGGATTATTTTAGCATATTTTGTTGGACAAAGAGAGGCTGTAAAACGCGGATTGCCCGAAGATTTTTTAGCTGACTTGTTATTATGGGCAGTACCGATTTCTATCATCTGCGCACGCATTTATTATGTTTCTATGCGTTGGGATTATTATAGTGAAAATCCAGGCAGCATTATTCAAATTTGGAATGGCGGTATTGCTATTCATGGTGCGCTAATAGGTGCATTTGTGACGGCTTACATATTTACTCGAAAAAAAGGGGTAAGCTTTTTACGCGTGGCAGATATTTTAGCGCCAAGTCTTTTAATTGGACAAATTATTGGCCGTTGGGGCAATTTTATGAATCAAGAGGCATTTGGTGGACCAGTATCCCGTTCATTTTTAGAAAACCTTATGCTACCAGATTGGATTATTAATCAAATGTACATCGAAGAACTAGGCACATATGTACATCCTACGTTTTTATATGAATCTGTATGGAATTTTGTCGGCTTATTAATTTTACTGGCATTACGTAAAGTGAATTTAAATCGTGGGGAAATATTCTTTAGCTATTTAATATGGTACTCAATTGGTCGTTTCTATATAGAAGGTTTACGTACAGATAGTCTATATTTAATTGGCGATATCCGATCAGCGCAGGTCGTTTCAATTATTGGTATTGTCATAGGGCTTGGGGCAATTATTTATCGAAGATTGAAAGTAAAGCCTGCAGTGAAATATTTGGACAATAAGTAA